In a single window of the Amblyraja radiata isolate CabotCenter1 unplaced genomic scaffold, sAmbRad1.1.pri scaffold_941_ctg1, whole genome shotgun sequence genome:
- the LOC116970487 gene encoding basic proline-rich protein-like, whose product MRRVVQGPRVTVRVIHSAGPVQTVTMPRGIGLNVTGGNNRPPGPLPSGGDSTKVRGGEQLVTINKESLLGVTQEETPSPPSLRPESSVETASVRRGSAAGEGPLPSPPSPGVKPPGFSFLLAPPNYRHGPGPPTGAPPPDRPLQGNSTAKKMDVSPSCSQTNSLPDPHSPGKDNLPPQSWRT is encoded by the exons ATGAGGCGTGTCGTGCAGGGGCCACGCGTGACGGTCCGTGTCATCCACAGTGCCGGCCCGGTGCAGACGGTCACCATGCCCAGGGGCATCGGCCTCAACGTCACCGGCGGCAACAACCGGCCCCCCGGACCCCTGCCCAGCGGGGGGGACAGCACCAAG GTGAGGGGGGGCGAGCAGTTGGTGACCATCAACAAGGAGTCGTTGCTGGGGGTCACACAGGAGGAGACGCCGAGCCCCCCCAGTCTCAG gCCGGAGAGCTCGGTGGAGACGGCATCGGTGAGGAGGGGGTCAGCGGCAGGGGAGGGGCCGTTgcccagccccccctcccccggcgtGAAACCGCCCGGTTTCAGCTTCCTGCTGGCCCCCCCCAACTACCGGCATGGCCCCGGACCCCCGACTGGAGCCCCTCCTCCCGACCGGCCCCTGCAG GGCAACTCTACGGCAAAGAAGATGGATGTCTCCCCCAGCTGCTCCCAGACTAACAGTCTCCCCGACCCACACTCCCCAGGTAAGGACAACCTCCCGCCCCAAAGCTGGAGAACGTAG